A stretch of DNA from Glycine max cultivar Williams 82 chromosome 18, Glycine_max_v4.0, whole genome shotgun sequence:
TTGGAgcatttaaatcaaaatttctGGTCAATGAAAAATCAATCCCTTGTTCACCATTCAGACCTTCAGCCAAAGCACATTTTTTGTGATCACTAGTCCTTTGGCTCATGTCAAGATCAGATCGGGCCTTTCCCACTAGATTATTTAGAGAGAGGCCCATCATGCCTGATGAAACAGGAACTATACCCTCAGAAGGTAGCTCCCAATTCTTTTGCATATTAATCATAGCATTGAAGTTATTAGCAGGGAAGGACTCCAAAAGATGCAATTCAGGCACATGTCCCATATCAATGACAGCTGATTTCACCTCATGAACCttgttatcaataaaaattggattcttttcttcaattaacttcatcctttcTAATTTTACAGAATTTTCCTGAATATCCTCAGCAACATAGCTGGGTCCACTCAAGTCAGTTTGAGCAATAAGGTTCTTTTTTTCAGTTATAATGCTATCCATCATATGAACAGGATCATTCATTCCCAATGAATCATAGTATGGAGAAGATGCCAAATCTTGCCTTTTGTGTGGCTCAGATGACTCAACTTTTGGTGTCTTACTTTGCATTTGAGGATGATGGACAATGGACTCATGCTGATTCTCCTTAAGGTTCACCTGTGAGACTTTAGGGGGTAACATCGAAGATAATTGACACTTTTCAAGGTTAATGGAGAAAGATTGACCAAATCCATCTTGCGAGATGTAACCAGACCTTGCTCCACTCTTGTTCAACTGTGGATCAGATAAGGCATGGGGCATCCCATGAGGGGAGTCTGTAATTCCATAAGATTCACCCTGTTGATAGATTAGATCATCCAAGCATGAAAGAGGATTTTCAGAGTAGACTCTTCTTTCCTTTTGCATGGACCTTCCACCAAAAATTTCATCACTGTAACCATCACTTGGATTAACACATAAGGGAGTCACTAATTCATTGCCAGGATTGTAGTCCAAATGCCCATTGAGCTTTTTGGGCCAACCAACATCTCCATGCTGATAAGGATGGGTATCGCTTGACAAAGTAGCAGCCACTTGTTGAGGGTATCTGCAATCCGCAGTTCTTATATTGGAGTACTCAGTATGTAGCTGAGCAGTAGCAAATGATGCATTGCTCTCAATACTTCCCTGGCATGAGTTGTTACCGAGCAATTGTATATAACCTGTGCTAGAACCTGTTACCTGGATTGGAGTGGGAGGAATTGGCAAGGGCCTTTGGAAATTCAGGGAATCATTCAAAATTCCATCTGGATTTAAAGCATTAATAGCATCCCTGATCTCCAACAGAGAAGAAGCATTTGGAAATTTCGAAAAAACTGGAGCCAAATTCGGTTCTGTCCCGAATGAACTGGCTTCATTTGTCAAACTTTGCCCACCAATGTTTGTCCTAGTAGGGTCTCCCATGCCATTCACGGCAACAACATATTGGTAATCAGGATCATTCTGCCGAACAGCACTTACCTCTGTCGATGATGTCTCTTCAGATTCACCCaaaggaactaaaaatattCTAAGTTTTTGAGAACCTTCATGCCTTTCAAGCCCATGGTATTCCTCCTTCATATTTTGAAGATCTTCATCAGAGAAAACAGATATTAGAGCATCAAGATCCTCCCCTGGAAGCTGGTACTTGATTGTGTGAGGTTGATTGCAAATACCCAAGGTCTTCTTCATAAGCTGTTCCCATGAAATATCCTTTCGGATAGATATAATGTGTGTGTCTCCCCCTACATATCTGAGTTTCCCATCGCTGGGTCTTGGTAATATTTTTCCACCGAAGCTGCATAGAAACTTCATTTTCCCAGACTGAAAATCATCTAAAATTCCCAAACCGGAAAATCCATTGGACTGAGAAGCTTCATATCTGCGAAGGGGTGATACAGCTGAAGCGAGACTAGACTGGACACCAACTGGTTCTTGAAAAACCTTCCTTGACACACCATCTCTCTTCTGAATTTTGCTTAAAATGTTGGCAGAAGCTCCATTTTCCATCTCCTGTGCTGGCTGTTTTATAGCGACAAAGTCAGATATATCAGAAGAACTCTCAGAGTCCATTCTCCTCAACCCCAGAATATTAGTAAGATCTTCATATCTCACATGGCCATTCTCCCTGTTCAACCCAAACACATTCTCACAATATCGAGGTATATCAGGTGAAACAGGAACCCTTCCAGCAGCAATTCCATCACAACCAACATTTGTAGAAAATTCTTCTCCTGCCTGTATAgcaatattgttattatttacatGACGTCCAGTATTTGAGACACCACTGGATAATTCTGGTTGAGCTTGGGCATGTTTAGGAAACATGGTAGGATCCTTACCAGTGTTGGTACCTAACAAGTTTCCTGTCTTATTTTCTGGCATTTTCTCAGCTACTCAGGCTGCTAGTTCTTTTCATAGTGCTGATATAGTAATAAGGCTAAAAGTGTAAAAAGCTGATTAACCAACAAATTCATGTCTGATTTCTCCTTCCTACTTACACCCAAGTCTCAATTCTCAACGACCAAATACCAGATCAACTATAACCAAAACCAAGATGATATATATTTGGGGATACTGAACAGCAGCAAGAACTCATGTACACGCTT
This window harbors:
- the LOC100809991 gene encoding uncharacterized protein isoform X1, which gives rise to MPENKTGNLLGTNTGKDPTMFPKHAQAQPELSSGVSNTGRHVNNNNIAIQAGEEFSTNVGCDGIAAGRVPVSPDIPRYCENVFGLNRENGHVRYEDLTNILGLRRMDSESSSDISDFVAIKQPAQEMENGASANILSKIQKRDGVSRKVFQEPVGVQSSLASAVSPLRRYEASQSNGFSGLGILDDFQSGKMKFLCSFGGKILPRPSDGKLRYVGGDTHIISIRKDISWEQLMKKTLGICNQPHTIKYQLPGEDLDALISVFSDEDLQNMKEEYHGLERHEGSQKLRIFLVPLGESEETSSTEVSAVRQNDPDYQYVVAVNGMGDPTRTNIGGQSLTNEASSFGTEPNLAPVFSKFPNASSLLEIRDAINALNPDGILNDSLNFQRPLPIPPTPIQVTGSSTGYIQLLGNNSCQGSIESNASFATAQLHTEYSNIRTADCRYPQQVAATLSSDTHPYQHGDVGWPKKLNGHLDYNPGNELVTPLCVNPSDGYSDEIFGGRSMQKERRVYSENPLSCLDDLIYQQGESYGITDSPHGMPHALSDPQLNKSGARSGYISQDGFGQSFSINLEKCQLSSMLPPKVSQVNLKENQHESIVHHPQMQSKTPKVESSEPHKRQDLASSPYYDSLGMNDPVHMMDSIITEKKNLIAQTDLSGPSYVAEDIQENSVKLERMKLIEEKNPIFIDNKVHEVKSAVIDMGHVPELHLLESFPANNFNAMINMQKNWELPSEGIVPVSSGMMGLSLNNLVGKARSDLDMSQRTSDHKKCALAEGLNGEQGIDFSLTRNFDLNAPILNCEVGSCDKFSQGDHMFKQSIHPDSLKAKQIHPCKNQRAAGFQENPTVSSASLYPSAFRDDLSPNLNMPLNDQDNSSNIMSFKIAPSYLDDFIISTGQMVSQIIPEYSASGMSKVEDKISEQSRRCNDVNRVEPFVVVEDMNGVVCPYISEDVGSVVVSLSHTEAESIVPESESEDFNDNQTDKNEFLSDAMIAEMEASIYGLQIIRNADLEDLTELGSGTYGTVYHGKWRGTDVAIKRIKKSCFAGRSSEQERLAKDFWREAQILSNLHHPNVVAFYGIVPDGAGGTLATVTEYMVNGSLRHVLVKNNRLLDRRKKLIIAMDAAFGMEYLHSKNIVHFDLKCDNLLVNLRDPQRPICKVGDFGLSRIKRNTLVSGGVRGTLPWMAPELLNGNSSRVSEKVDVFSFGISMWELLTGEEPYADMHCGAIIGGIVKNTLRPPVPERCDSEWRKLMEECWSPDPESRPSFTEITSRLRSMSMALQAKGSHQAYQLRPAGAS
- the LOC100809991 gene encoding uncharacterized protein isoform X2 — its product is MPENKTGNLLGTNTGKDPTMFPKHAQAQPELSSGVSNTGRHVNNNNIAIQAGEEFSTNVGCDGIAAGRVPVSPDIPRYCENVFGLNRENGHVRYEDLTNILGLRRMDSESSSDISDFVAIKQPAQEMENGASANILSKIQKRDGVSRKVFQEPVGVQSSLASAVSPLRRYEASQSNGFSGLGILDDFQSGKMKFLCSFGGKILPRPSDGKLRYVGGDTHIISIRKDISWEQLMKKTLGICNQPHTIKYQLPGEDLDALISVFSDEDLQNMKEEYHGLERHEGSQKLRIFLVPLGESEETSSTEVSAVRQNDPDYQYVVAVNGMGDPTRTNIGGQSLTNEASSFGTEPNLAPVFSKFPNASSLLEIRDAINALNPDGILNDSLNFQRPLPIPPTPIQVTGSSTGYIQLLGNNSCQGSIESNASFATAQLHTEYSNIRTADCRYPQQVAATLSSDTHPYQHGDVGWPKKLNGHLDYNPGNELVTPLCVNPSDGYSDEIFGGRSMQKERRVYSENPLSCLDDLIYQQGESYGITDSPHGMPHALSDPQLNKSGARSGYISQDGFGQSFSINLEKCQLSSMLPPKVSQVNLKENQHESIVHHPQMQSKTPKVESSEPHKRQDLASSPYYDSLGMNDPVHMMDSIITEKKNLIAQTDLSGPSYVAEDIQENSVKLERMKLIEEKNPIFIDNKVHEVKSAVIDMGHVPELHLLESFPANNFNAMINMQKNWELPSEGIVPVSSGMMGLSLNNLVGKARSDLDMSQRTSDHKKCALAEGLNGEQGIDFSLTRNFDLNAPILNCEVGSCDKFSQGDHMFKQSIHPDSLKAKQIHPCKNQRAAGFQENPTVSSASLYPSAFRDDLSPNLNMPLNDQDNSSNIMSFKIAPSYLDDFIISTGQMVSQIIPEYSASGMSKVEDKISEQSRRCNDVNRVEPFVVVEDMNGVVCPYISEDVGSVVVSLSHTEAESIVPESESEDFNDNQTDKNEFLSDAMIAEMEASIYGLQIIRNADLEDLTELGSGTYGTVYHGKWRGTDVAIKRIKKSCFAGRSSEQERLAKDFWREAQILSNLHHPNVVAFYGIVPDGAGGTLATVTEYMVNGSLRHVLVKNNRLLDRRKKLIIAMDAAFGMEYLHSKNIVHFDLKCDNLLVNLRDPQRPICKVGDFGLSRIKRNTLVSGGVRGTLPWMAPELLNGNSSRVSEKAFSLWND
- the LOC100809991 gene encoding uncharacterized protein isoform X3 — protein: MPENKTGNLLGTNTGKDPTMFPKHAQAQPELSSGVSNTGRHVNNNNIAIQAGEEFSTNVGCDGIAAGRVPVSPDIPRYCENVFGLNRENGHVRYEDLTNILGLRRMDSESSSDISDFVAIKQPAQEMENGASANILSKIQKRDGVSRKVFQEPVGVQSSLASAVSPLRRYEASQSNGFSGLGILDDFQSGKMKFLCSFGGKILPRPSDGKLRYVGGDTHIISIRKDISWEQLMKKTLGICNQPHTIKYQLPGEDLDALISVFSDEDLQNMKEEYHGLERHEGSQKLRIFLVPLGESEETSSTEVSAVRQNDPDYQYVVAVNGMGDPTRTNIGGQSLTNEASSFGTEPNLAPVFSKFPNASSLLEIRDAINALNPDGILNDSLNFQRPLPIPPTPIQVTGSSTGYIQLLGNNSCQGSIESNASFATAQLHTEYSNIRTADCRYPQQVAATLSSDTHPYQHGDVGWPKKLNGHLDYNPGNELVTPLCVNPSDGYSDEIFGGRSMQKERRVYSENPLSCLDDLIYQQGESYGITDSPHGMPHALSDPQLNKSGARSGYISQDGFGQSFSINLEKCQLSSMLPPKVSQVNLKENQHESIVHHPQMQSKTPKVESSEPHKRQDLASSPYYDSLGMNDPVHMMDSIITEKKNLIAQTDLSGPSYVAEDIQENSVKLERMKLIEEKNPIFIDNKVHEVKSAVIDMGHVPELHLLESFPANNFNAMINMQKNWELPSEGIVPVSSGMMGLSLNNLVGKARSDLDMSQRTSDHKKCALAEGLNGEQGIDFSLTRNFDLNAPILNCEVGSCDKFSQGDHMFKQSIHPDSLKAKQIHPCKNQRAAGFQENPTVSSASLYPSAFRDDLSPNLNMPLNDQDNSSNIMSFKIAPSYLDDFIISTGQMVSQIIPEYSASGMSKVEDKISEQSRRCNDVNRVEPFVVVEDMNGVVCPYISEDVGSVVVSLSHTEAESIVPESESEDFNDNQTDKNEFLSDAMIAEMEASIYGLQIIRNADLEDLTELGSGTYGTVYHGKWRGTDVAIKRIKKSCFAGRSSEQERLAKDFWREAQILSNLHHPNVVAFYGIVPDGAGGTLATVTEYMVNGSLRHVLVKNNRLLDRRKKLIIAMDAAFGMEYLHSKNIVHFDLKCDNLLVNLRDPQRPICKVGDFGLSRIKRNTLVSGGVRGTLPWMAPELLNGNSSRVSEKLVE